A stretch of Drosophila gunungcola strain Sukarami chromosome 3L unlocalized genomic scaffold, Dgunungcola_SK_2 000002F, whole genome shotgun sequence DNA encodes these proteins:
- the LOC128257272 gene encoding uncharacterized protein LOC128257272, producing MLALRLGTQISRDRLRAFKFGCGGSRRSLKVAVVGAVGGIGQPLALLLKQNPHISRLSLHDLRNTAGVAADLSHINSRATVCHFEGKDGLKKAMDKADIVVVPAGLPRKPGMKREDLVGVNASVACEVAHAASAVCPGALLALITNPINVIVPIVATILQAKGTYDPNRLFGVTSLDVVRSKAFIGDFLNVDPQTVDLPVIGGHTGRTILPILSQCQPTYKGTDEERKALIKRIQEAGTEVVNAKDGLGSATLSMAYAASHFVNSLIRGIKGSKDECIVECAYVDSDVTEAKFFATQLILGPQGIKENLGLPEMDDEEKQALESMLPLLKKSIENGIKLGMEMACQS from the coding sequence ATGTTGGCCCTTCGACTAGGCACCCAAATATCCAGAGACCGGCTTAGGGCCTTCAAGTTTGGATGCGGTGGCAGCAGGCGTAGCCTCAAGGTCGCCGTCGTGGGTGCTGTGGGTGGCATCGGTCAGCCGCTGGCCCTCCTCCTCAAGCAGAATCCACACATCTCGAGGCTATCCCTGCACGACTTGCGAAATACGGCCGGAGTGGCTGCCGATCTGTCGCACATCAACAGCCGGGCTACGGTGTGCCACTTCGAGGGAAAAGATGGTCTCAAAAAGGCTATGGATAAGGCGGATATAGTGGTGGTTCCGGCGGGACTGCCCCGAAAGCCCGGAATGAAGCGCGAGGACCTGGTGGGCGTGAATGCCAGCGTGGCCTGCGAAGTTGCCCATGCCGCCAGTGCCGTTTGTCCCGGCGCCCTGCTCGCCCTCATCACGAATCCCATCAACGTGATTGTACCCATAGTTGCAACCATTCTTCAGGCAAAGGGAACCTATGATCCGAATCGACTCTTTGGGGTCACAAGCCTCGATGTGGTGCGATCCAAAGCCTTCATCGGGGATTTCCTCAACGTTGATCCACAGACTGTGGACTTGCCCGTAATCGGTGGTCACACGGGCCGCACCATCTTGCCCATCCTGTCGCAGTGCCAACCCACCTACAAAGGCACCGATGAGGAGCGCAAGGCTCTGATCAAGCGCATCCAGGAGGCGGGCACGGAGGTGGTCAATGCCAAGGATGGCCTGGGATCGGCCACCCTGTCCATGGCCTATGCCGCCTCTCACTTCGTGAATTCACTGATCCGAGGAATAAAGGGCTCCAAGGACGAGTGCATTGTGGAGTGTGCCTACGTGGACTCGGATGTCACCGAGGCCAAGTTCTTTGCCACCCAGCTCATCCTGGGACCCCAGGGCATCAAGGAGAACCTCGGTCTGCCCGAGATGGACGATGAGGAAAAGCAAGCCCTGGAAAGCATGCTGCCACTATTGAAGAAGAGTATCGAAAACGGGATCAAGTTGGGCATGGAGATGGCCTGCCAGTCTTAA
- the LOC128257161 gene encoding uncharacterized protein LOC128257161, producing MFDGDVRTLKVAVVGAGGGIGQPLSLLIRRIRGIDELALHDLSEMKGIAADLSHVSQKGNVTGFTGDVELEPVVRGADLVVVAAGMPRLPGMQRDQLMAANGGVAVRVATAVSNACPGALLAFITNPVNMIVPTAAEVLKAHGVYDPRRLFGITTLDVVRSKKFIGDSMNISPNDVHIPVIGGHAGITILPLLTQCQPKFKRGLEETKQLTHRIQEAGTEVVNAKAGKGSATLSMAFAGAHFVDSLLRGIGGQEGVIECVFVASDLTEAPFFASPLELGKYGVKRYLPLPQMSDSERESLDKLLPVLQQNANEGIEFARKSLKELEKAAPAALP from the exons atgttcGATGGAGATG TCCGCACTTTGAAAGTGGCAGTAGTGGGTGCTGGTGGAGGGATTGGCCAACCACTATCGCTCCTAATCCGTCGTATTCGTGGAATCGATGAACTGGCTCTCCATGATCTCTCCGAAATGAAGGGAATTGCTGCGGATCTTTCGCATGTCAGTCAAAAAGGAAATGTAACTGGTTTTACGGGTGACGTCGAACTTGAGCCGGTGGTTAGAGGAGCGGATTTGGTGGTTGTGGCCGCCGGAATGCCGCGTCTTCCAGGAATGCAGCGGGACCAACTGATGGCCGCCAATGGCGGTGTGGCTGTAAGAGTGGCCACTGCTGTGAGTAACGCCTGTCCAGGAGCCCTCTTGGCCTTCATCACCAATCCGGTCAATATGATTGTGCCAACGGCAGCGGAGGTCCTTAAAGCCCATGGCGTCTATGACCCACGACGACTTTTTGGCATAACTACTTTGGATGTGGTGCGCTCGAAAAAGTTCATTGGTGACTCCATGAACATATCTCCGAATGACGTTCATATTCCCGTGATTGGTGGTCATGCCGGGATCACAATTTTGCCACTTCTCACGCAATGTCAACCAAAGTTTAAAAGAGGTCTAGAAGAAACCAAGCAACTAACCCATCGCATTCAGGAGGCCGGAACAGAGGTGGTAAATGCCAAGGCTGGTAAGGGTTCGGCCACTCTGTCGATGGCATTTGCTGGCGCACATTTTGTGGACTCCCTGCTTCGTGGAATTGGTGGTCAGGAGGGCGTCATCGAGTGCGTCTTTGTCGCCTCGGATTTAACGGAGGCCCCCTTCTTTGCCAGTCCCCTGGAATTGGGTAAATATGGGGTCAAGCGATATCTACCCCTTCCCCAAATGAGTGACTCTGAAAGGGAGTCGTTGGATAAGCTACTTCCCGTTCTACAACAGAATGCCAATGAGGGGATCGAATTTGCTAGAAAGTCCTTGAAGGAATTAGAGAAGGCTGCACCGGCAGCTTTGCCATAA